In one Hyphomicrobium sp. 99 genomic region, the following are encoded:
- a CDS encoding alpha/beta family hydrolase: protein MMRSSMVREIEILPRRLGGFLAVPKAAMGVVVFVHGSGSSRFSPRNTSVSHALNRAGLATLLFDLLLPEEAEDRQNVFDIPLLVGRVEESLDWIQAEEAVAHLPVGLFGASTGAAAALMAAARQPDQVSAVVSRGGRPDLAGEALAGVKAPTLLIVGGRDELVIELNRAALTKLRCEKRLDIVPGASHLFEEPGTLDAVVSLASAWFRQFFKKD from the coding sequence ATGATGCGATCATCCATGGTGCGAGAAATCGAGATCTTGCCTAGGAGACTTGGCGGCTTTCTTGCTGTGCCCAAAGCCGCGATGGGAGTTGTCGTTTTTGTGCACGGGAGTGGTTCGAGTCGATTCAGTCCACGCAACACGTCGGTTTCTCACGCCCTCAATCGAGCCGGTCTTGCCACTCTTCTCTTCGATCTTCTGTTGCCCGAGGAAGCCGAGGACCGGCAAAATGTCTTCGATATTCCCCTGCTTGTAGGCCGGGTTGAGGAGTCGCTGGATTGGATCCAAGCGGAAGAAGCAGTCGCTCACCTTCCAGTGGGGCTGTTTGGCGCGAGTACCGGTGCCGCCGCAGCTCTGATGGCGGCGGCGCGCCAGCCGGACCAGGTATCAGCGGTGGTATCTCGTGGCGGGAGACCCGATCTTGCCGGTGAAGCGCTAGCCGGAGTGAAGGCTCCCACGCTTCTGATTGTCGGCGGGCGCGACGAGCTTGTGATTGAGTTAAATAGGGCTGCGCTGACTAAATTAAGATGCGAGAAGCGCCTCGATATTGTCCCCGGAGCTTCGCACCTGTTTGAGGAACCTGGCACCTTAGATGCGGTTGTTTCGCTAGCATCTGCTTGGTTCCGGCAATTTTTTAAAAAGGACTAA
- a CDS encoding phosphoribosyltransferase: MGTIIFQNRQYAGQLLAAEVARRGYTDPVVLGLPRGGVPVAAEVAAKLKAPLDIILVRKIGAPMQPELAIGAVVDGGAPEFVRNETLIRALGLTDDEFREEAERQLAIIEARRKLWVEGRPRIPLKGKTAIIVDDGIATGATVLASLHALKRQGPKRTVVAVPVASSEAVEALTAEADDIICLEAPWDFGAVGSFYADFSETSDAEVSRLLDIARVAEGTRT, translated from the coding sequence GTGGGAACGATAATCTTTCAGAACCGCCAGTATGCGGGCCAACTCCTGGCCGCAGAGGTTGCTCGACGTGGGTACACGGATCCCGTTGTGCTTGGTTTGCCGCGCGGCGGCGTTCCCGTCGCTGCAGAGGTGGCAGCAAAACTGAAGGCGCCTCTCGACATAATTCTCGTTCGCAAAATTGGAGCACCTATGCAGCCGGAGCTTGCTATCGGTGCAGTGGTTGATGGCGGCGCACCTGAGTTTGTTCGCAACGAAACGCTCATCCGCGCGCTTGGGCTGACTGACGACGAGTTTCGCGAAGAAGCGGAACGTCAGCTCGCCATTATCGAGGCGCGACGCAAGTTGTGGGTCGAGGGACGTCCCCGTATTCCCCTGAAGGGCAAGACCGCGATCATAGTCGATGATGGCATCGCAACAGGTGCAACGGTGCTGGCATCCTTGCATGCATTGAAGAGGCAAGGTCCGAAGCGGACGGTTGTGGCGGTACCGGTCGCATCATCGGAGGCCGTCGAAGCTCTGACGGCAGAAGCGGACGATATTATCTGTCTCGAAGCCCCCTGGGACTTTGGCGCAGTTGGTTCATTTTACGCTGATTTTTCGGAAACAAGTGATGCTGAAGTGTCTCGGCTGCTCGATATCGCTCGCGTCGCGGAAGGCACCCGCACATGA
- a CDS encoding universal stress protein has protein sequence MYKHLLIATDGSELAGKAVEQGFALAKAVNAKVTILTVTEPWGMDAPAEVAIVYPVEEYERAAAANARKILDDASAAGMKLQIACQTVHVKDQYPAEAIVETASTHGCDLIVMASHGHRGLMRLVLGSQAHRVVTQSTTSVLICR, from the coding sequence ATGTACAAACATTTGCTTATTGCGACAGACGGTTCGGAGCTCGCCGGGAAGGCTGTCGAACAGGGGTTCGCCCTGGCGAAGGCGGTCAATGCGAAAGTGACAATCTTAACCGTGACGGAACCTTGGGGAATGGATGCTCCGGCCGAAGTCGCGATAGTCTATCCGGTCGAAGAATACGAGCGGGCTGCAGCGGCGAACGCCAGAAAAATCCTGGACGACGCGTCAGCCGCTGGCATGAAATTACAGATTGCTTGCCAGACCGTTCATGTCAAAGACCAGTATCCCGCCGAGGCCATCGTAGAAACTGCAAGCACACACGGCTGCGATTTGATCGTGATGGCATCGCATGGCCACAGGGGCCTGATGCGCCTCGTGCTCGGCAGCCAAGCTCATCGCGTTGTAACGCAGAGCACGACGTCGGTTTTGATCTGTCGCTGA
- a CDS encoding HPF/RaiA family ribosome-associated protein produces MQVPIQVVFEHIKPVDYIDERVREEAKKLEQFYDRITSARIVIGRPQHRHHKGDTYSVHLHFTIPGAADIAISRDPAATGRHEDVNVTISDAFAAARRQLQDLVRRRQGQIKTHEQPPHGTVSSLESARDHGFISSADGREIYFHRNSVVGDKFDDLEVGQEVQFAETMGDKGPQATFVQPVRSR; encoded by the coding sequence ATGCAGGTTCCTATCCAGGTTGTTTTCGAACATATCAAGCCCGTTGACTACATCGATGAGCGCGTACGCGAAGAAGCCAAAAAGCTCGAGCAGTTCTACGACCGCATCACATCCGCACGCATCGTAATAGGGCGGCCGCAACATCGGCACCATAAGGGGGACACCTATAGTGTCCATCTCCATTTCACGATCCCCGGCGCCGCCGATATTGCGATAAGCCGGGATCCGGCTGCAACGGGACGACATGAGGACGTTAATGTTACGATCTCGGATGCCTTTGCTGCTGCGCGCCGGCAGCTACAGGATCTCGTGCGACGGAGGCAGGGACAGATCAAAACACATGAGCAGCCTCCCCACGGGACTGTGAGTTCACTCGAGTCTGCGCGTGATCACGGGTTTATCAGTTCTGCAGACGGTCGCGAAATCTACTTTCATCGCAATAGTGTCGTTGGCGATAAGTTCGATGATCTGGAAGTTGGACAGGAAGTGCAGTTCGCTGAAACGATGGGGGACAAAGGGCCCCAGGCAACGTTCGTCCAGCCGGTTCGCTCGCGGTAG